The following proteins are co-located in the Pseudomonas synxantha genome:
- a CDS encoding DUF3158 family protein produces MNPMIPAQPMPFVALTPDAYRQLEHASSLKGLLKPFKGKGELEHLAQVAREIEAQLCHLMEAVVQQAGQPPYSLLDIRLVLQNTSAGSTFLRWRTRDFARMGVAVWERQVCNNALPQAIRERLHRFECERIALNLQMSVVHSLYRQATTCAIKMASAERLLRQFTPAAEVSR; encoded by the coding sequence ATGAATCCGATGATCCCGGCTCAACCAATGCCCTTCGTAGCGTTAACACCGGATGCCTATCGACAACTCGAACATGCATCCTCCCTAAAAGGCCTTTTAAAACCTTTTAAGGGTAAGGGGGAGTTGGAGCACTTGGCGCAGGTAGCGAGGGAAATCGAGGCGCAGTTATGTCACCTGATGGAGGCTGTGGTGCAGCAAGCCGGACAGCCCCCTTACTCGCTGCTGGACATTCGTTTAGTGCTGCAGAACACCAGCGCAGGCAGCACCTTTTTGCGTTGGCGCACCCGTGACTTCGCCCGTATGGGCGTAGCGGTCTGGGAACGCCAGGTCTGCAACAATGCCCTGCCACAGGCCATACGGGAGAGATTGCACCGTTTCGAATGCGAGCGCATTGCACTGAACCTACAGATGAGTGTGGTGCATTCGCTCTACCGCCAGGCCACGACCTGTGCGATCAAAATGGCCAGCGCCGAACGGCTGCTGCGCCAGTTCACACCCGCAGCGGAGGTATCACGATGA
- a CDS encoding DUF2857 domain-containing protein, protein MNLSFNVLNHAMLTQVLHELRLGNLQRCKALGLGEDDIYLLQSLPPTTLSRLAHATVTWVEVKIDSPVLHRLIEQAERDEQNERLINRALKLGASSTIMYQCFGLAHSETALRRRLLKIETRKGRPQHLSEAQEHALWQRWCQLRSQDGTEDQLDAMMMLAEEQQISLTIVWQQIDQYSNGT, encoded by the coding sequence ATGAACCTGTCCTTCAATGTGCTCAACCATGCCATGCTGACCCAGGTGCTCCACGAGTTGAGGCTGGGTAACCTGCAACGCTGTAAGGCACTCGGACTGGGTGAGGACGACATCTACCTGTTGCAATCCTTACCACCCACCACGCTGTCGCGCCTGGCCCATGCCACCGTAACCTGGGTTGAGGTCAAGATTGACTCGCCGGTGCTACATCGATTGATCGAGCAAGCCGAACGCGACGAGCAGAACGAACGTTTGATCAACCGAGCGCTCAAGCTAGGCGCCAGCAGCACCATCATGTATCAGTGCTTCGGCTTGGCGCATTCGGAAACCGCCCTGCGTCGACGTCTGCTCAAGATAGAAACCCGTAAGGGCCGTCCTCAGCATTTGAGCGAAGCGCAGGAACATGCACTCTGGCAGCGATGGTGCCAGCTACGCTCTCAGGACGGTACCGAGGATCAGCTCGACGCCATGATGATGCTGGCCGAAGAACAACAGATCAGCTTGACCATCGTTTGGCAGCAGATTGACCAGTACAGCAATGGAACATGA
- a CDS encoding STY4528 family pathogenicity island replication protein — MNTAPSSRWQRVLQQCTQQLSERWPARPTTEQPSNQVLQAGFLFSGQSHEVVPRRLLLDHRLTPLERNAWQVFRLMLQGQGVVTPRYEDLQPYLSSVPYGAQASRETIARVLTMLRLTRWLSLVSRGRDQVSGRLQGSLYVLHDEPLTPAEAMELDQDYLELVGHCLSHSTKAVRIVAQHVLEEIRQDTRIDLGQLPTRLESWEDHWIQQGLDQATDSAVHDSELGGDHRVRNRAGPRSDSEPGLNTSVSGVVRNQNAACTVLKESTCTVPRATQAVDNLLWPDSLHLSPSERQAVAIALNKLKPADRQAVLNEAGARCTAGGIRKPAAYLMGLIQRALKGDFRPWAGQTEPSPVAEPPPTAPSRPSRKQGEPASALAQACLNELRQLCGKRSGHQ, encoded by the coding sequence ATGAACACTGCCCCCTCCAGTCGCTGGCAGCGTGTCCTGCAGCAATGCACCCAGCAGCTGAGTGAACGCTGGCCCGCACGCCCTACCACCGAACAACCGTCCAACCAGGTTCTACAGGCTGGCTTTTTGTTCAGTGGCCAATCTCACGAAGTCGTGCCACGTCGGCTGCTGTTGGATCATCGGCTGACGCCATTGGAACGTAATGCCTGGCAGGTGTTCCGACTCATGCTGCAAGGCCAGGGCGTGGTCACACCGCGCTATGAGGATTTGCAGCCTTACCTCTCGAGCGTGCCGTATGGCGCGCAAGCCTCCCGTGAAACCATCGCTCGCGTCTTAACGATGCTCAGACTGACGCGCTGGCTCAGCTTGGTAAGTCGCGGTCGCGACCAAGTTAGCGGGCGCCTGCAAGGTTCTCTGTACGTCCTGCACGATGAGCCGTTAACCCCCGCCGAAGCCATGGAACTGGATCAAGATTACCTGGAGTTGGTCGGACATTGCCTCAGTCATAGCACCAAGGCGGTGCGCATTGTCGCTCAGCATGTTCTGGAAGAAATTCGCCAGGACACCCGTATCGATTTAGGTCAGCTACCCACACGGCTCGAGAGCTGGGAAGATCACTGGATACAGCAAGGATTGGATCAGGCAACCGACTCCGCGGTGCATGATTCCGAACTGGGTGGCGATCACCGCGTTCGGAATCGTGCAGGCCCTCGTTCGGATTCCGAACCGGGCTTGAACACCAGTGTTTCCGGCGTAGTTCGGAATCAGAACGCCGCCTGTACTGTATTAAAAGAAAGTACTTGTACTGTACCCCGCGCGACCCAAGCGGTGGATAACCTGCTCTGGCCCGATTCGCTGCACCTGAGTCCAAGCGAGCGTCAGGCCGTCGCCATTGCGCTGAACAAGCTCAAACCAGCGGATCGTCAGGCGGTGCTCAACGAAGCGGGCGCACGCTGTACGGCAGGAGGTATCCGCAAACCAGCGGCGTATCTGATGGGCCTAATCCAGCGCGCACTGAAAGGCGACTTTCGGCCTTGGGCGGGTCAGACAGAGCCCTCACCCGTTGCAGAACCGCCCCCAACGGCACCGTCACGCCCATCCCGAAAACAGGGCGAACCCGCCTCCGCCCTCGCCCAAGCGTGTCTGAATGAGCTACGCCAACTGTGCGGCAAACGCTCTGGACATCAGTAG
- a CDS encoding PFL_4669 family integrating conjugative element protein: protein MPDHYQLNLGSLRSSITLTLHTHHAARIWQGRAAREGVHSIMGMAGYISVTNLIKQTAAQDDPYADWAIVQLEEKLMQAKAGMLELTQQLDRIRQDLPTQIDMGDNLNIHPVTLPLYIGSQLGFLAVYLLTDYDTLVRRTLLAHHTALIGRIDMEAWIDDGAHLLRSLFGQAQRYRHSGVTRDDMAANNARAIAAIEKMGLPPMDILEGHRRSQFAPPITRRGAVAVDDADALAEDAGASSASVSEPEDEA from the coding sequence GTGCCCGATCACTATCAACTCAATCTGGGTTCATTGCGCAGCAGCATCACCCTGACCCTGCACACCCACCACGCCGCCCGTATCTGGCAAGGTCGGGCCGCACGTGAAGGCGTCCACTCGATCATGGGCATGGCCGGCTACATCAGTGTCACCAACCTGATCAAACAAACCGCGGCCCAGGACGATCCCTATGCCGACTGGGCCATCGTGCAACTCGAAGAAAAACTGATGCAGGCCAAGGCTGGGATGCTGGAACTGACCCAACAGCTGGACCGAATCAGACAGGACCTGCCGACACAGATCGACATGGGCGACAACCTCAACATCCACCCCGTCACCTTGCCGTTGTACATCGGCAGCCAGCTGGGTTTTCTGGCGGTCTACCTGCTGACCGACTACGACACTCTGGTGCGCCGGACCCTATTGGCTCATCACACCGCCCTGATCGGCCGCATCGACATGGAAGCCTGGATCGACGACGGTGCCCATCTGCTGCGCAGCCTGTTCGGCCAGGCACAGCGCTATCGACATTCTGGCGTCACCCGCGACGACATGGCGGCGAACAACGCCCGTGCTATTGCGGCCATCGAGAAAATGGGTTTACCCCCGATGGACATTCTAGAGGGGCATCGCCGCTCCCAGTTCGCGCCGCCAATCACTCGCCGTGGTGCGGTGGCAGTGGATGACGCCGACGCGTTGGCAGAGGACGCAGGAGCATCGTCTGCGTCAGTGAGTGAACCGGAGGACGAAGCATGA
- a CDS encoding single-stranded DNA-binding protein — translation MSTFFVGEGNIGSAPEFQEFPSGNDEPRRLLRLNVYFDNPVPREGNYEDRGGYWAPVELWHREAEHWSTLYQKGMRVLVEGRTVRDEWEDSEDNARVTFKIEARRVGVLPHRVHSVVMRERSSEPTASQNTEQASSPASKPKKRRGPPPST, via the coding sequence ATGAGTACTTTTTTCGTCGGCGAAGGCAATATCGGCAGTGCGCCAGAGTTCCAGGAGTTTCCATCAGGCAATGACGAGCCCCGGCGTTTGCTACGGCTGAATGTGTACTTCGACAACCCCGTACCACGGGAGGGCAACTATGAAGATCGAGGCGGCTATTGGGCCCCGGTTGAGCTCTGGCATCGAGAGGCCGAACACTGGAGCACGCTGTATCAGAAAGGCATGCGGGTGCTGGTCGAAGGTCGTACGGTACGCGACGAGTGGGAGGACAGCGAAGATAACGCACGAGTAACCTTCAAGATCGAGGCCCGTCGAGTCGGTGTCCTGCCCCACCGGGTGCACAGTGTGGTCATGCGGGAGCGCTCCAGTGAACCGACGGCTTCTCAAAATACAGAGCAGGCCAGTTCACCGGCGTCGAAACCTAAGAAACGCAGAGGGCCGCCACCGTCGACCTGA